A region from the Kineothrix sp. IPX-CK genome encodes:
- a CDS encoding hydrogenase maturation nickel metallochaperone HypA, translated as MHELGVVMEVARVVEAFARENEVEEVDTIVLQVGELSSMVPKYIYDVYPAAVDGTMLENTKLDIEIIPGNGKCGECETVFNILENRAVCPNCQSAQFELLSGREFYIKEIVCY; from the coding sequence TTGCATGAGCTAGGTGTGGTGATGGAAGTGGCAAGAGTGGTGGAAGCCTTCGCAAGAGAAAACGAAGTGGAGGAAGTCGACACTATCGTATTGCAGGTGGGAGAGCTTTCTTCCATGGTTCCCAAGTACATATACGATGTTTATCCGGCCGCTGTGGATGGAACTATGCTGGAAAATACCAAGCTGGACATAGAAATTATTCCCGGTAACGGCAAGTGCGGAGAATGCGAAACAGTTTTTAATATACTGGAGAACCGTGCAGTCTGCCCTAATTGTCAATCGGCGCAGTTCGAGCTGCTGAGCGGAAGAGAATTTTATATTAAAGAAATTGTCTGTTATTAA
- a CDS encoding FAD-dependent oxidoreductase produces MQKSCVAENGVNSNERLNEMKDITKMIFPEWYKCQYNEKVLALANHIGRKKPGAKNAYKWDDPEYIILEAGVNDEMAEVGLGLGVCEKRTTREIAKLLNKPEDYCHEQLMKLAQYGVCFVNTRDGEDIFWAETWIPGTMEMIVNSRENVEKYPIIGYAMEAYGRVRGPMSAGSFPPGVGLMRVIPIETAIDGNTRRASYEEVSRYLNENDIFTVTDCSCRTDREIMGEGCGHLKEDMCIQMGHAAEYYIKTGRGRQITREEAFEIIRRAEENGLMHQIPNIDGSGKTHAICNCCGCGCLSLRTATMFKNNDMVRSNYVAKVDPEKCVACGQCVENCPVNALKLGQKLCSSKPVTSDITTRETPRDMEWGEEHWNPEYRTNKENVVDTGTAPCKTNCPAHIGVQGYIKLASQGKYKDALELIRHENPLPAVCGRICNRRCEDACTRGDIDAPIAIDEIKKFIAKQELDKENRIIPKKRHDYSNKKIAIVGAGPAGLSCAYYLALDGYTITVFEKEKRLGGMLTMGIPSFRLEKDVVEAEIDIIKEMGVEFRTGIEVGKDVTLGDLRKQGYDAFYLAIGAQGGRKVGIEGEDAQGVMSGIEFLRMVNQDKEARISGKTVVVGGGNVAIDVARTAVRAGADSVIQCCLESREQMPASKDEIMEAQEEHIEIRNSWGPKRILTTDGKVTGIEFKKCIRVFDEEGRFSPQYDENDTMTVEADYVLLSVGQSVLSGDLLKGSAVVTRPNGTLEADSFTYQTAQEDIFTGGDVYTGPRFAIDAIAAGKQAAISIHRFVHPGQSLVYGRDRRIFKELDKEAAIIESYDNTPRQCPENIKSDKKAEESFRDLRGTFTEEQMRKETERCLGCGVTVVDSYMCVGCGQCTTKCKFDAIKLERVYNGEGVAFTDMKPVVVKTIIKRKGKIAVKKVQNAFSKSK; encoded by the coding sequence ATGCAGAAATCATGCGTTGCTGAGAACGGAGTGAACAGTAACGAAAGGTTAAATGAGATGAAAGATATTACAAAAATGATTTTTCCCGAGTGGTATAAATGCCAATATAACGAAAAGGTACTGGCTCTCGCAAATCATATCGGACGTAAAAAGCCGGGGGCTAAGAATGCCTATAAATGGGATGACCCGGAATACATCATCCTCGAAGCCGGAGTAAATGACGAAATGGCTGAGGTGGGTTTGGGACTGGGTGTTTGCGAAAAACGAACTACCAGAGAAATTGCTAAACTATTAAACAAACCGGAGGACTATTGCCATGAACAGCTGATGAAGCTGGCACAGTATGGTGTATGCTTTGTAAATACCAGGGATGGAGAAGATATATTCTGGGCGGAGACATGGATTCCGGGAACGATGGAAATGATTGTAAACAGCAGGGAAAATGTGGAAAAGTATCCGATCATCGGCTATGCCATGGAAGCCTATGGACGTGTAAGAGGACCTATGAGCGCCGGCTCCTTCCCTCCGGGTGTAGGACTTATGCGCGTTATTCCCATAGAAACGGCGATTGATGGAAATACCCGCCGCGCTTCCTATGAAGAAGTATCTAGGTATTTGAATGAAAATGATATTTTTACTGTTACCGACTGCTCCTGCCGTACTGACCGTGAAATCATGGGTGAAGGCTGCGGACATCTGAAGGAAGATATGTGTATCCAGATGGGCCATGCTGCGGAGTACTATATCAAGACGGGGAGAGGGCGTCAGATCACGAGAGAAGAAGCCTTTGAAATCATCAGGCGTGCGGAAGAAAACGGACTGATGCACCAGATTCCCAATATTGACGGTTCAGGAAAAACCCATGCTATTTGTAACTGCTGCGGCTGCGGCTGCCTTTCTCTCAGAACTGCAACGATGTTCAAGAATAATGACATGGTGCGTTCTAATTATGTGGCGAAGGTAGATCCTGAAAAGTGCGTTGCCTGCGGGCAATGCGTGGAAAACTGTCCGGTTAATGCTTTGAAGCTGGGACAGAAGCTATGCTCTTCCAAACCGGTAACAAGCGATATTACCACAAGGGAAACTCCCCGGGATATGGAATGGGGAGAAGAGCATTGGAACCCGGAATACCGTACTAACAAAGAAAACGTAGTGGATACGGGAACTGCTCCGTGTAAGACCAATTGTCCCGCGCATATCGGTGTACAAGGGTATATTAAACTGGCATCCCAGGGGAAATACAAGGATGCACTGGAGCTGATCCGTCATGAGAATCCGCTTCCGGCAGTATGCGGACGTATCTGTAACAGACGATGTGAGGATGCGTGTACCAGAGGCGATATCGACGCTCCCATCGCTATCGATGAAATCAAAAAATTCATCGCCAAACAGGAACTGGATAAAGAAAACCGCATAATCCCAAAGAAGCGCCATGATTACAGCAATAAGAAAATCGCTATTGTAGGTGCGGGACCGGCAGGCCTTTCCTGTGCATATTACCTCGCTTTGGACGGTTATACCATCACGGTATTCGAAAAGGAGAAAAGGCTCGGGGGTATGCTGACCATGGGAATTCCCAGCTTCCGTCTGGAGAAGGACGTGGTGGAAGCGGAAATAGATATCATAAAGGAAATGGGCGTCGAGTTCAGGACGGGCATCGAGGTAGGAAAGGACGTTACGTTGGGAGACCTGAGAAAACAGGGCTATGATGCGTTCTATCTGGCAATCGGAGCTCAGGGCGGAAGAAAAGTAGGCATCGAGGGAGAGGATGCACAGGGCGTTATGTCAGGTATTGAATTCCTTCGTATGGTAAATCAGGATAAGGAAGCGAGAATAAGCGGCAAGACCGTAGTAGTAGGCGGTGGAAATGTTGCCATAGACGTTGCAAGAACAGCAGTCCGTGCCGGAGCGGATTCGGTGATTCAGTGCTGTCTGGAAAGCAGAGAGCAGATGCCGGCTTCTAAAGATGAAATCATGGAAGCGCAGGAGGAACACATCGAGATACGAAATAGCTGGGGGCCGAAACGTATTTTGACAACGGACGGAAAGGTTACGGGAATCGAGTTTAAGAAATGCATCCGGGTATTCGATGAGGAAGGAAGATTCAGTCCTCAGTACGATGAAAACGACACGATGACGGTGGAGGCGGATTACGTACTTCTTTCCGTTGGACAGTCTGTTCTCTCAGGAGATTTGTTAAAAGGTTCCGCGGTGGTAACGAGGCCTAACGGAACGCTGGAAGCGGATTCCTTTACTTATCAGACGGCTCAGGAGGACATTTTCACAGGCGGTGATGTATATACAGGCCCTCGCTTTGCCATTGACGCGATTGCGGCGGGCAAGCAGGCGGCTATTTCCATCCATCGTTTTGTACATCCGGGACAGAGTCTCGTATACGGGCGGGATCGTCGTATCTTCAAAGAACTGGATAAAGAGGCTGCGATTATAGAATCCTATGACAATACGCCGCGTCAGTGTCCTGAAAATATTAAGTCCGACAAGAAGGCGGAGGAAAGTTTCCGTGACTTAAGAGGAACCTTTACCGAGGAACAGATGCGCAAGGAGACAGAGCGCTGTCTGGGTTGTGGTGTAACGGTGGTGGATTCCTACATGTGCGTAGGCTGCGGCCAGTGCACGACAAAGTGCAAGTTCGATGCGATAAAGCTGGAGCGTGTTTATAACGGAGAAGGCGTTGCCTTTACGGACATGAAGCCGGTGGTAGTGAAGACTATTATTAAGAGAAAAGGAAAGATTGCGGTTAAAAAAGTACAGAATGCTTTTTCCAAAAGCAAGTAA
- a CDS encoding AraC family transcriptional regulator, with protein sequence MDYFLTISSIIIYVENRVEEKIDYKELERATGFSIAHIRDIFVTKTGISLSRYILLRKVSNAAYEILYNNQSIIDIATKYSFANYDSFTRAFKRVTGLTPSDFRRKRPPVGRIKLCAGAFGIGILGIKKG encoded by the coding sequence ATGGATTACTTTTTAACGATAAGCTCGATTATCATTTATGTTGAAAACAGGGTAGAGGAAAAAATTGATTATAAGGAGCTTGAAAGGGCGACTGGCTTTTCTATTGCACATATACGGGACATATTTGTAACGAAGACCGGAATTTCTCTTTCACGATATATTCTTCTCCGGAAAGTTTCCAATGCTGCTTATGAGATCCTATATAATAATCAGAGCATTATCGATATTGCCACCAAATACAGCTTTGCAAATTACGACAGTTTTACACGCGCATTCAAGAGAGTGACGGGGCTTACGCCTTCCGATTTCAGAAGAAAGCGTCCGCCTGTGGGAAGGATAAAACTATGTGCAGGCGCATTTGGTATAGGCATACTCGGTATAAAGAAAGGGTGA
- a CDS encoding DUF5692 family protein, whose translation MFTFNYEAGATGLTSWLMWLVVFAALFALNEVSRRYKVMGIVCFVVLPAVLSVLWFTVLSDTTYTDWFHLAKVYSSTAGCIGFWCIRHLHGTNKKTGKEWRLSENKIALCFPPLILAINICEAIARDLEVGMNYVGGGMLVDDAQYVIGGPWNYMNAIAGILNIITITGWFGIKIRKATAKDKSRDMIWPDMLWFWIIAYDLWNFAYTYNCLPGHSWYCGFALLLAPTLCAFTLGKGAWLQHRAQTLALWCMFAQTFPAFQDTGMFSVSSTYNTTIYFIVSFLAMAVNIAVLVYMIYKVAKTKRNPYKAELYTDIAKYKEIAALAE comes from the coding sequence ATGTTTACATTTAATTATGAGGCGGGAGCAACCGGCTTAACGTCGTGGCTCATGTGGTTAGTGGTTTTTGCAGCTTTATTTGCACTGAATGAGGTGTCCAGAAGGTACAAGGTAATGGGAATCGTATGTTTTGTCGTACTTCCCGCCGTTTTATCCGTGCTGTGGTTTACGGTTTTATCTGATACCACTTATACGGATTGGTTCCATCTTGCGAAGGTATATTCCTCCACGGCCGGTTGTATCGGCTTCTGGTGTATCCGTCATCTTCACGGAACGAACAAGAAGACGGGAAAAGAGTGGAGACTTTCCGAGAACAAAATTGCACTGTGTTTCCCCCCTTTGATTCTTGCGATCAATATCTGTGAGGCGATAGCCCGCGATCTGGAGGTAGGAATGAATTATGTGGGCGGCGGAATGTTAGTGGATGACGCGCAGTATGTGATCGGCGGACCTTGGAATTACATGAATGCGATTGCAGGTATTTTGAACATCATCACGATCACCGGATGGTTCGGCATCAAGATAAGAAAAGCGACGGCTAAGGATAAGAGCAGAGATATGATCTGGCCCGATATGCTCTGGTTCTGGATTATAGCATATGATCTTTGGAACTTCGCATATACATATAATTGTCTCCCGGGACATTCATGGTACTGCGGCTTTGCACTGCTGCTCGCGCCTACTCTTTGTGCATTTACCCTGGGAAAAGGTGCATGGCTTCAGCACCGCGCTCAGACGCTTGCGCTTTGGTGTATGTTTGCCCAGACGTTTCCTGCATTTCAGGATACGGGAATGTTCTCCGTTTCTTCGACCTACAATACGACCATTTACTTTATCGTAAGCTTCCTTGCAATGGCGGTTAACATTGCGGTATTGGTTTATATGATTTATAAAGTAGCTAAGACGAAACGCAATCCTTATAAGGCGGAATTGTACACGGATATCGCAAAATATAAAGAAATCGCAGCTTTAGCAGAATAA
- a CDS encoding DUF6320 domain-containing protein, with protein MEKNIDCAVVRDLLPSYVERLTSEETNKVMEEHFANCEDCALERDTMMKTIHDTISIAKKNEKVVNYLKKTKTLYVLKGFALSMGIIAVLVSFIVDIAVNRRLTWSLIVDAGIAYVYACGLPLAISKRNKIVKMTAAASILLLPLLYVIEYVVNDNYLSQPVYWVREYALPIGVLWVAIVWAAILIIRFTKVNVWTAIGIFLLLAAVGSAVTNAIADQATLKEIYTTGYEWIDTAAYLLCAAVFLFFGYEKRRKE; from the coding sequence ATGGAAAAGAATATTGATTGTGCGGTAGTAAGGGATTTGCTTCCAAGCTATGTGGAAAGGCTGACCAGTGAGGAGACCAATAAGGTGATGGAGGAGCATTTTGCAAATTGCGAAGACTGTGCTTTAGAACGGGATACGATGATGAAGACGATTCATGATACGATTTCGATTGCCAAAAAAAATGAGAAGGTAGTAAACTATTTGAAAAAAACAAAAACATTATATGTTTTGAAAGGATTTGCCTTATCGATGGGGATTATAGCTGTTCTTGTCTCCTTTATTGTAGACATTGCAGTGAACAGGCGTCTCACCTGGTCCTTGATCGTCGATGCCGGCATCGCCTATGTTTATGCCTGCGGGCTGCCCCTGGCAATCAGCAAGAGGAACAAAATCGTGAAAATGACGGCAGCTGCCAGCATTCTTCTGCTTCCGCTTCTGTATGTAATAGAATATGTAGTGAATGACAACTATTTAAGCCAGCCGGTTTACTGGGTAAGGGAGTATGCTCTGCCCATCGGTGTTCTCTGGGTCGCGATTGTCTGGGCAGCCATACTTATCATACGTTTTACCAAGGTAAATGTCTGGACTGCCATAGGAATATTTTTATTGCTTGCAGCCGTGGGTTCCGCGGTTACCAATGCAATTGCGGATCAGGCTACGCTGAAAGAAATTTATACAACAGGATATGAATGGATCGATACGGCGGCTTACCTGCTGTGTGCTGCGGTATTCCTGTTCTTCGGTTATGAGAAGCGCAGGAAAGAATAG
- the ppdK gene encoding pyruvate, phosphate dikinase → MAKWVYLFEEGSAEMKNLLGGKGANLAEMTKLGLPIPQGFTVTTEACTDYYKKDRQIAPEIEAQIFTALEELERKQEKKFGDTKNPLLVSVRSGARASMPGMMDTILNLGLNDEAVEGFARKTGNPRFAYDSYRRFIQMFSDVVMEIPKSNFEKVLEEMKESRGVRTDAELTAQDLKETTERFKQIYKDQKGEGFPQEPKRQLMEAVKAVFRSWDNDRAIVYRRMNDIPGEWGTAVNVQAMVFGNMGETSGTGVAFTRNPSTGAKGIFGEYLINAQGEDVVAGIRTPQPITKLKEELPECYEQFLETANRLEAHYRDMQDMEFTIENGKLFFLQTRSGKRTAGAALQIACDLVDEGMISPRMAVQRIEAKSLDQLLHPNFDEEALKAGQVIGQALPASPGAAAGKVYFHAEDAVMAHERGERVILVRQETSPEDIEGMHAAEGILTVRGGMTSHAAVVARGMGTCCVSGCGEIVIDENAKIFELGGCKFAEGDYLSLDGSTGKIYNGDIKTVEAGVTGNFRRIMAWADELRTLKVRTNADTPADALNAIKLGAEGIGLCRTEHMFFEPDRIPKIRKMILSETVEAREAALAELIPFQKGDFKGMYEVMEGRPVTIRFLDPPLHEFVPTEEKDIEQMAEEMGLPVEKVKAACEALHEFNPMMGHRGCRLSVTYPEIARMQTRAVMEAAIEVKSEKGFDIVPEIMIPLVGDKKELKFVKNVVVETAEAVKREKGSDIRYQIGTMIEIPRAALLADEIAEEAEFFSFGTNDLTQMTFGFSRDDAGKFLSAYYKSKIYESDPFAKLDHNGVGQLIEMAAQKGRKARPGLKLGICGEHGGDPSSVEFCHNAGLDYVSCSPFRVPIARLAAAQAAINNNEN, encoded by the coding sequence ATGGCAAAGTGGGTGTACTTATTTGAGGAAGGCAGCGCGGAGATGAAGAATCTTCTGGGAGGAAAAGGGGCGAATCTTGCGGAGATGACAAAGCTCGGACTCCCGATTCCCCAAGGATTTACGGTAACTACAGAAGCGTGCACTGATTATTACAAAAAGGACAGGCAGATTGCTCCCGAGATCGAGGCTCAGATTTTTACAGCGCTCGAAGAATTGGAGCGGAAGCAGGAGAAAAAATTCGGAGATACGAAGAATCCTCTTCTTGTATCTGTCCGCTCGGGGGCGCGTGCTTCCATGCCGGGCATGATGGATACGATTTTGAATCTGGGTCTGAACGATGAAGCGGTGGAGGGATTCGCCAGGAAGACGGGAAATCCCAGATTCGCTTATGACTCTTATCGTCGGTTTATTCAAATGTTCTCCGATGTGGTCATGGAAATACCTAAATCCAACTTTGAAAAAGTCTTGGAGGAAATGAAAGAAAGCAGAGGAGTGCGTACCGATGCGGAGTTAACGGCACAGGACCTTAAGGAGACAACGGAACGTTTCAAGCAGATATATAAGGATCAAAAGGGAGAGGGCTTCCCGCAGGAGCCGAAGAGACAATTGATGGAGGCGGTAAAGGCAGTATTCCGCTCATGGGATAATGATCGCGCAATCGTTTACCGCAGGATGAATGATATTCCGGGAGAATGGGGAACTGCGGTCAATGTACAGGCAATGGTATTTGGCAACATGGGAGAAACCTCGGGAACCGGCGTGGCATTCACGAGAAATCCGTCTACGGGAGCAAAAGGAATCTTTGGAGAATATTTGATTAATGCGCAGGGAGAGGATGTTGTAGCGGGAATCCGTACTCCTCAGCCAATTACGAAGCTGAAAGAGGAACTGCCGGAATGCTATGAGCAATTCTTAGAGACGGCAAACCGCTTGGAAGCTCATTATCGTGATATGCAGGATATGGAATTCACCATCGAAAACGGCAAGCTGTTCTTCTTACAGACTAGAAGCGGTAAGCGTACGGCGGGAGCCGCACTGCAAATAGCCTGCGATCTTGTAGATGAAGGAATGATCAGCCCCCGCATGGCAGTTCAGAGAATCGAGGCGAAATCCTTGGATCAGCTGCTTCACCCGAATTTCGATGAGGAAGCGTTAAAGGCCGGTCAGGTAATCGGACAAGCACTCCCTGCGTCTCCGGGTGCAGCTGCCGGAAAAGTATATTTTCACGCGGAAGATGCGGTAATGGCTCATGAAAGAGGAGAAAGAGTCATTCTGGTGCGTCAGGAGACCTCTCCGGAGGATATCGAAGGAATGCATGCGGCAGAAGGAATTCTTACTGTAAGAGGCGGAATGACCTCCCATGCGGCGGTTGTTGCGAGAGGAATGGGTACCTGCTGTGTATCGGGCTGTGGTGAAATCGTAATCGATGAAAATGCGAAGATCTTTGAACTTGGCGGCTGTAAGTTTGCGGAAGGGGATTACCTTTCCCTGGACGGCTCTACCGGTAAGATTTATAATGGAGATATTAAGACAGTAGAAGCTGGAGTCACAGGTAATTTCAGGCGTATTATGGCTTGGGCGGATGAGCTGCGTACCTTGAAGGTGCGGACTAATGCGGATACTCCTGCGGATGCGCTCAATGCGATTAAGCTGGGAGCGGAGGGAATCGGCCTTTGCCGTACGGAGCATATGTTCTTTGAGCCTGATAGGATCCCTAAGATTAGAAAGATGATTTTATCTGAAACGGTGGAGGCGAGAGAAGCGGCTTTGGCAGAGCTTATTCCTTTCCAAAAGGGTGATTTCAAAGGAATGTATGAGGTGATGGAGGGAAGACCGGTAACGATCCGCTTCTTAGATCCCCCTCTTCATGAATTCGTGCCTACGGAAGAAAAGGATATCGAGCAAATGGCAGAGGAGATGGGACTGCCCGTAGAAAAGGTAAAAGCGGCTTGTGAGGCGCTTCACGAATTCAACCCGATGATGGGCCACAGAGGCTGCCGTCTTTCTGTAACTTATCCTGAAATCGCCAGAATGCAGACGAGAGCAGTAATGGAAGCGGCCATAGAGGTGAAGTCGGAAAAAGGCTTTGACATCGTGCCGGAGATCATGATTCCTCTTGTAGGGGATAAAAAGGAACTTAAATTCGTGAAGAATGTGGTTGTGGAGACAGCAGAGGCTGTAAAACGTGAAAAGGGTTCAGACATCCGGTATCAGATAGGAACGATGATAGAGATACCCCGTGCAGCTTTACTGGCGGATGAGATTGCGGAAGAAGCGGAGTTTTTCTCCTTCGGAACTAACGATCTGACACAGATGACCTTCGGGTTTTCAAGGGATGATGCAGGCAAGTTCCTGTCGGCGTACTATAAGAGTAAAATTTATGAATCCGATCCTTTTGCCAAGCTGGATCACAACGGCGTAGGGCAGCTGATAGAGATGGCGGCTCAGAAGGGAAGAAAGGCACGTCCCGGACTGAAGCTGGGAATCTGCGGCGAGCATGGCGGCGACCCATCCTCTGTGGAGTTCTGCCATAATGCGGGCCTCGATTATGTGTCCTGCTCTCCTTTCAGAGTCCCTATTGCAAGGCTGGCAGCGGCACAGGCGGCCATTAATAATAATGAAAACTAA
- the hypB gene encoding hydrogenase nickel incorporation protein HypB produces the protein MKEYRVLEIKQSVFEDNNKQAGLLRQKLKEEKIFLLNLMSSPGAGKTTTLTRTIELLKDKLRIGVMEADIDSDVDAAAIAKTGAKVIQLHTGGMCHLDADMTKQGLEGLGTEEVDLAILENVGNLVCPAEFDTGSVKNAMILSVPEGDDKPLKYPLMFSICDVLLINKIDVMPYFDFDLQVCIERAKKLNPDIQVIPVCAKTGEGIKDFADWLYNETKKWRS, from the coding sequence ATGAAAGAATATAGAGTACTGGAAATTAAACAAAGTGTATTTGAAGATAACAATAAACAAGCCGGCTTACTAAGGCAGAAATTAAAAGAAGAAAAGATATTTTTACTCAATCTTATGTCTTCGCCCGGTGCGGGTAAGACGACCACACTGACACGTACTATCGAGTTGCTTAAGGATAAGCTGCGCATCGGCGTAATGGAGGCTGACATAGACTCGGACGTAGATGCGGCTGCGATCGCAAAGACGGGAGCGAAGGTCATTCAGCTCCATACGGGCGGCATGTGCCATCTGGATGCGGATATGACGAAGCAGGGGCTGGAAGGCCTGGGAACGGAAGAGGTGGATCTCGCAATCTTGGAGAATGTAGGCAACCTCGTATGTCCGGCGGAGTTCGATACCGGCTCGGTAAAGAATGCTATGATCTTAAGCGTGCCCGAGGGAGATGACAAACCGCTTAAATATCCCTTGATGTTCAGTATTTGCGATGTACTTCTGATCAACAAAATAGATGTAATGCCGTACTTTGATTTTGACTTACAGGTCTGCATAGAGCGGGCCAAGAAACTAAACCCGGATATTCAGGTCATTCCGGTTTGCGCAAAAACGGGAGAGGGAATAAAGGACTTTGCTGACTGGCTTTATAATGAGACTAAAAAATGGCGGTCGTAA
- a CDS encoding FadR/GntR family transcriptional regulator has translation MEFQKISSPSLRELFVEQLEHMILSGKLGIGEKLPPERQLSEAMQVSRAVVNSGITELEKKGFLIVKPRVGTFVADYRRTGTLDTLLSIMKYNGGKLRNDEIRSILEVRIALDTLAAQQCIKRITNEEVQLLLEKTERIRDAASIAGASQAAFEFQHEFAVLSQNALIPLIFQSFKAPVFTLWERFCTLYGIPALYQNTYKLWSFIHDRDIDGAVHWIEHSVGETINGSRKIYYE, from the coding sequence ATGGAATTTCAAAAAATAAGCTCCCCTTCTCTTAGGGAGCTGTTCGTAGAGCAATTAGAGCATATGATTTTATCCGGCAAGCTGGGAATCGGGGAGAAGCTTCCGCCGGAAAGGCAGCTTTCAGAAGCTATGCAGGTCAGCCGGGCGGTGGTCAACAGCGGTATTACCGAGTTGGAAAAAAAGGGCTTTCTCATCGTAAAACCCAGAGTCGGCACCTTCGTCGCCGACTACCGTAGGACTGGGACTCTCGATACTCTGCTTTCTATTATGAAATATAATGGGGGAAAGCTGAGAAATGATGAAATAAGATCAATTCTCGAAGTCAGAATTGCCTTAGATACCCTTGCCGCGCAGCAATGTATCAAACGCATTACCAATGAAGAGGTTCAATTATTGTTGGAAAAAACAGAGCGCATCCGGGATGCCGCCTCGATCGCCGGGGCATCTCAGGCTGCGTTCGAATTTCAGCATGAATTCGCCGTATTGTCCCAAAATGCACTGATACCTTTAATCTTTCAATCCTTTAAGGCTCCGGTATTCACGCTTTGGGAACGTTTCTGCACGCTGTATGGAATCCCCGCCCTATATCAAAATACTTATAAGCTCTGGTCCTTCATTCATGACCGGGATATAGACGGAGCCGTCCACTGGATTGAGCACTCCGTAGGGGAAACCATAAACGGCAGCCGCAAAATTTATTACGAATAG